In a genomic window of Glycine max cultivar Williams 82 chromosome 13, Glycine_max_v4.0, whole genome shotgun sequence:
- the LOC121173257 gene encoding uncharacterized protein, whose product MFVDPENAKTATLAEVAETLQYMVSPQGRNTWTVDDLVPYVEKITILSEEQERVTEPVSHGPASEHQFPAQQFHMLQSSIETQGIDRRRDTVEAEEYSQQMAERGHGMRYTPQTFAEYPTQMYPYPFQGHHTDTCASQQSFGGVAETQAHFSWPTMTPSQQYHGPIPTPNAPLGTQWNVPGQIPNTGDLFGVDLRHAFSAEADEEEARRHRGRRNPDRQARRWDRPCGTSSRHHGHQNE is encoded by the exons atgtttgttgacccAGAAAATGCAAAGACggctacattg GCTGAAGTTGCGGAGACATTACAATACATGGTgtctcctcaagggaggaatacatggacagttgatgatctcgtgccttatgtggaaaaaattacaattttatccgaagagcaagagagagtcACTGAGCCAGTGTCACATGGTCCCGCATCAGAGCATCAATTTCCCGCACAACagtttcacatgcttcagtCAAGTATTGAAACTCAGGGGATAGACAGAAGAAGGGACACTGTTGAAGCGGaagaatattcccaacaaatggcggagcgtggccatggaatgcGTTACACGCCACAAACATTTGCTGAGTATCCGACACAGATGTATCCGTATCCTTTTCAGGGTCATCACACTGATACTTGTGCAAGCCAGCAATCGTttggtggtgttgcggaaacacaagctcatttttcatggcccacaatgaccccttcacagcaatatcatggcccaattccaacacctaatgccccGTTAGGAACACAATGGAATGTACCGGGACAAATACCTAATACGGGTGACTTATtcggtgttgatttgcgtcacgCATTTTCTGCGGAGGCTGACGAAGAAGAAGCGAGGAGGCATCGgggcagaagaaatcctgatcgccaagcacgaagatgggatcgaccatgtggcacatcctcacggCATCACGGACACCAAAATGAATGA